A DNA window from Sporosarcina sp. ANT_H38 contains the following coding sequences:
- a CDS encoding TAXI family TRAP transporter solute-binding subunit, with translation MKKKQLRLFAFITMIALLVLSACNSGDSGTSEKDADAGKSKEDYDFLSILTGGTGGTYYPLGGSFADYITDATGVKTTAEVSQASAANMTSLQDGKADIAFVQTDIAYYASKGELMFDGEVIDSVSAIGALYPETVQLITLEKNGIKNFEDLKGKKVSVGAPGSGTYANAEQLLEIHGLTMDDIKPQSLDFSESQESLQAGQIDAAFITAGTPTGAVEGLNAVASVLVVPVEDAKADELIEKYPYYAKEIIPSGTYGMATETPAVSVGAMLVIQNEIPEDLGYEITKAIYDNASKLQHAKGKLIKAEKGLDGIGIPVHPGAQKYFDEVNKK, from the coding sequence ATGAAGAAAAAACAATTACGTCTGTTTGCATTTATTACCATGATTGCATTACTAGTGCTATCAGCATGTAACTCAGGAGATTCAGGGACTTCGGAGAAAGATGCTGACGCTGGTAAGAGTAAAGAAGATTACGATTTTCTTAGTATTTTAACTGGGGGAACGGGGGGGACTTACTATCCTCTTGGGGGATCGTTCGCTGATTATATTACAGATGCGACAGGCGTTAAGACAACGGCTGAAGTATCACAAGCATCTGCCGCGAATATGACATCGCTTCAAGATGGTAAGGCTGACATTGCATTCGTACAAACAGATATCGCTTACTATGCTTCAAAAGGTGAGCTTATGTTTGACGGTGAAGTAATTGATAGTGTCTCAGCTATTGGCGCATTATACCCGGAAACTGTTCAATTAATCACACTTGAAAAAAACGGAATTAAAAATTTCGAAGATTTGAAAGGGAAGAAAGTTTCGGTAGGTGCACCAGGCTCTGGTACGTACGCCAACGCGGAACAACTTCTAGAAATTCATGGACTTACAATGGATGATATTAAGCCACAAAGTCTCGACTTTAGTGAATCACAAGAGAGTTTACAAGCTGGACAAATCGACGCTGCATTTATAACAGCTGGGACGCCAACAGGAGCGGTTGAAGGTTTGAATGCAGTTGCTTCCGTACTTGTTGTTCCGGTTGAAGATGCAAAAGCTGACGAATTAATTGAAAAGTATCCTTACTACGCAAAAGAAATTATACCTTCAGGCACATACGGAATGGCAACAGAAACACCGGCAGTTTCAGTTGGAGCTATGCTTGTTATCCAAAATGAAATTCCAGAAGATCTTGGCTATGAAATTACAAAAGCAATTTACGATAATGCGTCTAAACTTCAACATGCAAAAGGGAAATTGATCAAAGCTGAAAAGGGCCTCGATGGAATCGGAATTCCGGTTCACCCTGGAGCTCAGAAGTATTTTGATGAAGTAAATAAAAAATAA
- a CDS encoding Gfo/Idh/MocA family protein has product MKKTTFALVGTGIVGERIINQLRNNESATIIALFDENDGRLTDMADTYGLFAASSYEEVLAMKPDWIYIGTPPVSHAALSTAAISKGLNVLCEKPLAHDMTDGLVMASAAENNEIQTAMHFPLMYSPSVRHMMKLINAGGIGRVVRIELQTYFPHWPRLWQQNPWIASREQGGFTREVFPHYLQLMYRMFGSLTITSHQTVYPEDETLAETSVLAIGKTVDDIPVFLNGVSGIGQQEELSYTVYGDEAVLKLRNWSELSIAQKDSPFELLTSFDTVKSLTDECVAAANGKTAQLVSFDEGLEIQKIIDHLLT; this is encoded by the coding sequence GTGAAAAAAACAACATTTGCTCTTGTTGGTACAGGTATTGTTGGCGAGCGAATTATCAATCAATTACGTAACAATGAATCTGCAACTATTATTGCCCTATTTGATGAAAATGATGGTCGTCTTACTGATATGGCGGATACATATGGACTATTTGCGGCATCCTCTTATGAAGAAGTATTGGCGATGAAACCCGACTGGATCTATATCGGAACTCCACCCGTATCGCATGCTGCTCTGAGTACGGCAGCGATTTCAAAAGGCTTGAATGTGCTATGTGAAAAACCACTCGCACACGATATGACAGATGGACTAGTCATGGCGTCAGCTGCAGAGAACAATGAAATTCAAACGGCAATGCATTTTCCGTTAATGTACAGTCCGTCCGTCAGGCATATGATGAAACTGATTAATGCTGGTGGAATTGGTCGAGTTGTTAGAATCGAGTTGCAAACATATTTCCCACATTGGCCGCGTTTATGGCAACAAAACCCGTGGATTGCATCGCGTGAACAAGGTGGCTTTACACGAGAAGTATTCCCGCATTACCTTCAGCTTATGTACAGGATGTTTGGTTCACTTACAATTACCTCCCACCAAACCGTTTATCCTGAAGATGAAACGCTTGCGGAAACGAGTGTCTTAGCAATCGGGAAAACAGTTGATGACATTCCGGTCTTCTTGAACGGTGTTTCGGGAATCGGTCAACAAGAAGAACTGTCCTATACAGTATATGGAGATGAAGCTGTTCTAAAACTGCGCAATTGGTCGGAACTTAGCATCGCACAAAAAGACAGTCCTTTTGAGTTATTGACTTCCTTCGATACTGTGAAATCGCTTACGGATGAGTGTGTGGCGGCGGCCAACGGTAAAACTGCTCAACTTGTGTCGTTTGATGAAGGACTTGAGATACAAAAAATAATTGATCATCTATTAACTTGA
- a CDS encoding carbonic anhydrase, which translates to MLISVGDKYEQSKSGSPQTRLVELLQKSMNLRNGDMKIVKSAGAIVNHPFGSILFALYELHAEELFIVGHYDCGMSAVDPDIMIEHMKERGISDETFDILKYSSHDIDSWLRGFGDVKSSVLKSCEVVRNHPLLAKTIPVHGLVMDPQTGLFDLLSDGMRISNKQIKHKGCPEKNFWTAF; encoded by the coding sequence TTGTTGATCAGCGTAGGGGATAAATATGAACAAAGTAAAAGCGGTTCTCCACAGACACGCCTAGTCGAACTTTTACAAAAGTCGATGAATCTACGCAATGGCGACATGAAAATTGTGAAAAGTGCAGGGGCGATCGTCAATCATCCATTTGGTAGTATACTCTTCGCGCTTTACGAACTACATGCAGAGGAACTGTTCATTGTCGGTCACTACGATTGTGGTATGAGCGCAGTGGATCCTGATATCATGATTGAACATATGAAAGAACGCGGTATTTCGGATGAAACGTTTGATATATTAAAATATTCATCGCATGATATTGACAGTTGGCTTCGAGGCTTTGGCGATGTAAAATCAAGTGTGTTAAAGAGTTGTGAGGTTGTCCGTAATCACCCATTACTAGCAAAAACAATTCCTGTACATGGCCTTGTTATGGATCCCCAAACAGGGCTTTTCGATCTTTTATCAGACGGAATGCGTATATCGAACAAGCAAATAAAGCATAAAGGCTGTCCAGAAAAAAACTTCTGGACAGCCTTTTAA
- a CDS encoding DNA-3-methyladenine glycosylase, which translates to MEIWCLVSGVWYYPSPERIASLDVQALRNLQFSLRKAEYVIGLSQSIAEGKLDLDRFRKMDDDEVTSKLVAYRGVGPWTAQGFLMSGLGRTNLFPVADIGLQNALNKVWNMDRKQTQDEMLACFPEWSPYLSYAAL; encoded by the coding sequence TTGGAAATATGGTGTCTGGTGTCTGGTGTCTGGTATTATCCGTCCCCTGAGCGCATTGCATCGCTTGACGTCCAAGCGCTTCGGAACTTGCAGTTTAGTTTACGGAAGGCTGAATATGTCATTGGCTTGTCGCAATCAATTGCAGAGGGGAAGCTTGACCTTGATCGGTTCAGGAAAATGGATGACGATGAAGTAACTTCAAAACTTGTTGCTTATCGCGGTGTGGGACCTTGGACGGCTCAAGGTTTTCTTATGTCTGGGCTCGGACGTACGAATTTATTTCCTGTTGCGGATATTGGTTTGCAAAACGCATTGAATAAGGTATGGAATATGGATCGTAAGCAGACGCAAGATGAAATGCTTGCCTGTTTTCCGGAGTGGTCACCGTACTTAAGTTATGCAGCACTTTAA
- a CDS encoding TRAP transporter permease, with protein MLSEEEQLEILQKYDPESNTRDVTGIFKKIVFFGLLAFSIFQLYTAIGTPFTAYIQRSIHLGFALSLIFILFPAKKKIKGERNKVPFYDMILALLAIGVGLYWPLLIGDLVLRVGRVSTLDMIVGVLAILLTMEAARRAVGMPITIISATFLVYAFFGPHFPGFLAHRGQDLKSVVQLMFFTTDGILGTPISVSSTFIFVFLLFGAFLIKTGVGAYFNDLAVVLAGRLVGGPAKVAIFSSALQGTISGSSVANVVGSGSYTIPMMKKLGYKKEFAGGVEAAASTGGQIMPPIMGAAAFLMVEFIGGVTYWQIAKAAAIPALLYFTGVWIMTHFEAKRVGLKGMTEDQIPDRKNTLKKIYLLLPIIGIIVFLLIGIPTMKAALLGIVLTIIVSAFDKSTRLGFKDIIEALVDGARSALGVAAATACAGIIVGVVVKTGLGLSLATGLISAAGGNIFLTLFFTMIAAIVLGMGSPTTANYVITSTIAAPAIITLLMLDTPGAAVPLVVAISAHLFVFYFGIIADITPPVALAAFAAAGISGGDPIKTGVVSAKLAVAAFIIPYMFVFNPAMLMMGASVPEILWVVFTAIIGMIAIGAGIIGFWYRKCNWIERLFALATGMLLIFPETITDIIGLVMFVSIVTLQWMTREKDDDNKKIAVA; from the coding sequence ATGCTATCAGAAGAAGAACAACTGGAAATACTTCAGAAGTATGACCCAGAATCGAATACACGTGATGTAACGGGCATATTTAAGAAAATTGTGTTTTTTGGTTTGCTAGCATTTTCCATATTTCAATTGTATACAGCGATTGGAACCCCCTTTACTGCATACATTCAGCGTTCAATTCACTTAGGATTTGCATTATCTTTAATCTTTATTCTGTTTCCAGCTAAGAAGAAAATTAAAGGCGAACGAAATAAGGTTCCGTTTTACGACATGATTTTGGCGCTTCTTGCTATTGGGGTTGGACTTTATTGGCCACTTCTCATTGGTGATCTTGTCTTACGTGTTGGTCGTGTATCGACGCTTGATATGATCGTTGGGGTTCTAGCTATACTTTTGACAATGGAAGCCGCAAGACGTGCGGTGGGAATGCCAATTACAATAATTTCAGCAACATTTTTGGTCTATGCATTTTTTGGGCCGCATTTTCCAGGATTCCTTGCACACCGTGGCCAAGATCTGAAAAGTGTTGTTCAATTGATGTTTTTCACGACGGATGGAATTTTAGGAACACCAATTAGTGTATCTTCCACATTCATTTTCGTGTTCCTATTATTCGGAGCATTCCTTATCAAAACAGGGGTAGGAGCTTACTTTAACGATCTTGCGGTTGTTTTGGCAGGCCGTTTAGTCGGGGGACCAGCTAAAGTTGCAATTTTCTCGAGTGCTTTACAAGGGACAATTTCGGGAAGTTCGGTTGCAAACGTTGTTGGTTCAGGTTCATATACAATCCCGATGATGAAAAAACTTGGTTATAAAAAAGAGTTTGCCGGTGGGGTTGAAGCGGCAGCGTCGACAGGTGGTCAAATTATGCCACCAATTATGGGGGCAGCTGCATTCCTTATGGTTGAATTCATAGGAGGTGTTACGTACTGGCAAATTGCAAAAGCCGCAGCTATTCCAGCTCTGCTTTATTTCACGGGAGTTTGGATTATGACACACTTTGAAGCGAAACGTGTAGGTCTGAAAGGAATGACTGAAGACCAAATTCCTGACCGTAAAAATACATTAAAGAAAATTTATTTACTCTTACCGATTATCGGTATTATCGTCTTTTTATTAATTGGTATTCCTACGATGAAAGCAGCACTGTTGGGAATCGTCTTAACAATTATCGTTAGTGCATTCGATAAGTCAACGCGTCTTGGTTTCAAAGATATTATTGAAGCGCTAGTTGATGGTGCACGTTCAGCGCTTGGCGTTGCGGCAGCGACAGCGTGTGCGGGTATTATTGTAGGTGTTGTTGTGAAGACTGGTTTAGGCCTAAGCCTTGCAACTGGACTGATTTCGGCTGCAGGTGGAAACATCTTTCTTACGCTGTTCTTCACAATGATTGCTGCAATCGTGTTGGGTATGGGTTCACCGACAACCGCGAACTATGTCATAACGTCAACAATTGCTGCTCCTGCAATCATCACGCTTCTTATGCTTGATACACCAGGGGCTGCTGTTCCACTCGTCGTTGCTATTTCGGCGCATCTATTTGTATTCTATTTTGGTATTATTGCAGATATCACACCACCTGTTGCACTTGCAGCATTCGCAGCTGCTGGTATTTCAGGCGGAGATCCTATAAAGACAGGTGTCGTCTCTGCGAAACTCGCTGTTGCGGCATTTATCATTCCGTACATGTTTGTATTCAATCCGGCGATGCTCATGATGGGTGCCTCTGTCCCAGAGATTTTGTGGGTCGTTTTTACCGCCATTATCGGGATGATTGCGATTGGTGCTGGAATAATTGGCTTCTGGTATCGAAAATGTAATTGGATTGAGCGCTTATTTGCATTAGCAACAGGAATGCTTCTCATTTTCCCAGAGACTATCACTGACATTATCGGACTGGTTATGTTTGTTTCTATAGTAACTTTACAGTGGATGACAAGAGAGAAAGATGATGACAACAAAAAGATTGCTGTAGCTTAA
- a CDS encoding nitrogen regulation protein NR(II): MKHSTVVQSRNMFIILFFVPSVIVHLFMSFIIGYSSEMISALFGLFIITLLFLLHRSGMNSLTLRIPLIIGYMLYVFIANLTNPDILQLFYLIFPIILVAVYNIIWLNVLITIITSLEVIVLFYLFGQTYRSVGETQLLFNSAFISIMAVILYLMYTFKITPEWNHIFKENKKMDVLLTSKESYLDLFIEHSEDAIVLFDLDLNIIALNPAFEKMYGWKREECIGRSPQLVPLSEEAMKTERTKNLLNGESYHFLRTKEMRKDGSIFNAELTLAPIYDAEQKMVALSFISRDITLRLQAEQLEIDTVKLRAIGEIAASVAHEVRNPMTAISGFVQMMNNDPENPYRAYTEILHSEINRVELIVSEFLVLSKPNPRTSTEFCIEKSLRDVVLLFEPEFINRCIFFDIQIPKDSAIIMGNEDGMKQVFINLLKNSCEAIVKNGTITVVVTFQDEVVSIIIRDNGPGMDPETINNLFEPFYTTKPEGTGLGMLIIKKIIAEQGGTIIVNSKKNHGTETMITLPRYK; encoded by the coding sequence TACCTTACTTTTTCTCCTTCATAGATCAGGGATGAATTCTCTTACTCTTAGAATCCCATTAATAATTGGGTATATGCTATATGTATTTATTGCAAATCTAACAAATCCTGACATCTTACAATTATTTTACCTTATCTTCCCTATCATCTTGGTTGCAGTCTACAATATCATTTGGTTAAACGTATTGATAACAATCATCACTAGTTTAGAAGTGATCGTTTTATTCTATTTATTCGGTCAAACCTATAGATCGGTGGGTGAAACTCAACTACTCTTCAATTCAGCTTTCATTTCCATCATGGCTGTGATCCTCTATCTTATGTATACCTTCAAAATCACGCCTGAATGGAACCATATCTTCAAGGAAAACAAGAAAATGGATGTTTTACTTACATCTAAAGAAAGTTATCTCGATCTCTTTATTGAACATTCAGAGGACGCAATTGTCCTGTTCGACCTGGATTTAAACATCATAGCTCTCAATCCAGCGTTCGAAAAAATGTACGGCTGGAAACGAGAGGAATGTATTGGACGTTCTCCGCAACTCGTCCCTTTGTCCGAAGAAGCTATGAAAACAGAGAGGACAAAAAATTTATTGAACGGGGAAAGCTATCATTTTCTGAGAACAAAAGAAATGAGGAAAGACGGTTCTATATTTAATGCTGAGCTGACATTAGCACCCATCTATGATGCCGAGCAAAAGATGGTCGCCCTATCATTTATTTCGCGAGACATCACACTCAGACTGCAAGCAGAACAACTCGAAATCGATACAGTAAAACTAAGAGCAATAGGCGAGATTGCAGCAAGCGTAGCCCATGAAGTACGTAACCCTATGACGGCAATTTCCGGTTTCGTACAGATGATGAACAATGATCCTGAAAATCCGTATCGCGCATACACCGAAATTTTGCATAGCGAAATTAACCGGGTTGAATTGATTGTCAGCGAGTTTCTTGTCCTCTCAAAGCCGAATCCTAGAACATCCACTGAGTTTTGCATCGAAAAATCACTTCGGGATGTAGTGTTGTTATTCGAACCAGAATTTATAAATCGGTGTATTTTTTTTGATATTCAGATTCCAAAAGATAGTGCAATCATTATGGGCAATGAAGACGGAATGAAACAAGTCTTCATTAACTTACTCAAAAATTCGTGTGAAGCGATTGTAAAAAACGGTACCATTACTGTCGTTGTCACATTCCAAGATGAAGTGGTTTCCATTATAATTCGCGATAACGGCCCCGGAATGGATCCGGAAACAATTAATAATCTATTTGAGCCGTTTTACACGACCAAACCGGAGGGAACAGGTCTCGGGATGCTCATCATAAAAAAAATAATCGCCGAACAAGGCGGGACAATAATTGTGAACAGTAAAAAAAATCACGGGACCGAAACAATGATTACACTTCCTCGTTATAAATGA
- a CDS encoding peptidoglycan DD-metalloendopeptidase family protein, whose protein sequence is MFIKPCQGYITSLYDNERKNPVTGKVQPHWGIDYGSTSDNTIVAAADGTVTLARANGGFGNCVYISHNIAGQIYETVYAHLSSISVKVEQTVKQGQMIGVKGSTGNSTGIHLHFEISTGRWNNQYTGNVNPAVYIDDPDVRRLQMMLNEIGYKVIVDGFYGDRTIKEVAAYQKANELTADGIAGGFTMAAVEKSVQAIVKSPEPILKPSEEETRMFRPSSATLKTAYEQFLSDAVNDGTIADKWLIDFKADKLSLDDALALKIIVDQRRG, encoded by the coding sequence ATGTTTATAAAACCATGTCAAGGCTATATAACGTCCCTCTACGATAATGAGCGGAAGAATCCAGTGACAGGAAAGGTGCAGCCGCACTGGGGAATAGATTATGGAAGTACGTCTGACAATACGATTGTAGCTGCAGCCGATGGTACGGTTACACTTGCGCGGGCCAATGGAGGGTTTGGCAACTGCGTATATATTTCGCACAATATTGCCGGACAAATCTATGAAACTGTCTATGCGCACCTGTCATCGATCTCGGTCAAAGTAGAACAAACCGTCAAGCAAGGGCAAATGATTGGCGTTAAAGGGTCCACTGGAAACAGCACTGGCATCCACCTCCACTTTGAAATCTCAACAGGTCGTTGGAATAATCAATACACCGGGAACGTCAATCCAGCCGTTTATATTGATGATCCGGACGTGCGGAGATTGCAGATGATGCTTAATGAGATTGGCTATAAAGTCATCGTAGATGGTTTTTATGGTGATAGAACGATTAAAGAGGTGGCCGCTTATCAAAAGGCAAATGAATTAACTGCGGATGGTATAGCTGGAGGTTTTACGATGGCTGCTGTTGAAAAGTCGGTGCAAGCGATCGTAAAATCGCCGGAACCTATCCTTAAACCAAGTGAGGAGGAAACTCGCATGTTCAGACCGAGTTCAGCAACACTTAAAACGGCTTATGAGCAGTTTTTATCGGACGCTGTTAATGATGGTACAATCGCCGACAAATGGCTGATAGACTTTAAGGCTGACAAGCTCTCGCTTGATGATGCACTTGCACTTAAAATTATTGTTGATCAGCGTAGGGGATAA
- a CDS encoding DUF1850 domain-containing protein: MKLKIAAPLIFFFICTVLFAFFIPAKWVFTFIEHRVESPKVYYLPLKEDNKFQIRYVHSIHLTDVIESYEVTANQKIRLLSMQYENLAIGLPGYAEEGETFAVQDGVYTLTYEDNVIDSYVMLIGDVDAALDFRYLGKELDLKKQLVRGKSYTFCVQKLSFYQMLKGVNMNGKRNKAQS, from the coding sequence ATGAAACTGAAAATTGCCGCTCCTCTAATTTTCTTTTTTATATGCACAGTACTTTTCGCTTTTTTTATTCCGGCAAAATGGGTATTTACATTCATCGAACATCGAGTGGAGAGCCCAAAAGTTTATTATCTCCCTTTAAAAGAGGACAACAAATTTCAAATCAGGTATGTTCATTCCATCCATTTGACCGATGTCATTGAATCATATGAAGTGACTGCCAATCAAAAAATCCGTCTGCTATCGATGCAATACGAGAATCTCGCAATTGGTTTACCAGGCTATGCGGAAGAAGGGGAGACCTTTGCTGTGCAGGACGGCGTATATACTCTTACATATGAGGATAATGTTATTGATTCATACGTCATGTTGATAGGCGATGTAGATGCAGCATTGGATTTTCGATACTTAGGAAAAGAATTAGACTTGAAAAAACAATTGGTGAGGGGGAAATCGTACACATTTTGTGTACAGAAACTATCCTTCTATCAAATGCTGAAAGGAGTTAATATGAATGGGAAAAGAAACAAAGCGCAATCGTGA
- a CDS encoding esterase family protein, with protein MKYGKIEDITIYSKALDEEMQLLIHLPHNFSPLYKYSVLIASDGKDYFQFGRLGRVVDELIDAEEIENVIVVGVPYKSVKERRLMYHPDGDRREAYTRFLAHELVPYIDDNYPTYQVGAGRALIGDSLAATISLLTASKYPNIFGKVIMHSPYVNDLVLENVEAVQDPSCFSIYHVIGKEETQVNTHLDGFQDFLTPNRTLNELIERKGFPYFYDEFDGDHTWKHWQPDVRRAIQMVFGH; from the coding sequence GTGAAATATGGAAAAATAGAGGATATTACAATTTACAGTAAAGCACTTGACGAGGAAATGCAGCTACTCATTCACTTACCACACAACTTTTCTCCTCTCTATAAATATTCGGTTCTGATTGCATCGGATGGAAAAGACTATTTCCAGTTTGGGCGTTTAGGACGGGTCGTTGACGAGTTGATTGACGCCGAAGAAATTGAAAACGTCATAGTAGTTGGTGTTCCTTATAAGAGTGTTAAAGAACGAAGGCTCATGTATCATCCGGATGGTGACCGACGCGAAGCCTATACCCGCTTCCTAGCACATGAACTAGTACCTTATATTGACGACAATTACCCAACTTATCAAGTTGGGGCAGGTAGGGCTCTTATTGGCGATTCCTTGGCAGCGACGATTTCTCTTCTAACTGCATCCAAGTATCCCAATATATTCGGTAAAGTGATTATGCATTCCCCTTATGTCAATGATTTAGTGCTTGAAAATGTGGAAGCTGTACAAGACCCTTCCTGTTTTTCGATATATCATGTGATTGGGAAGGAAGAAACCCAAGTTAATACACATCTTGATGGTTTTCAAGACTTCCTTACACCAAACCGTACATTAAACGAATTGATTGAAAGAAAAGGTTTCCCTTATTTCTATGATGAATTCGATGGAGACCATACCTGGAAGCATTGGCAGCCCGATGTTCGCCGCGCGATTCAAATGGTCTTTGGTCATTAA
- a CDS encoding phosphatidylglycerophosphatase A, which yields MHDDSKIVHSKVVTDATKAALKRRGVTLEAIAEIVYDLQYPYNNGLTMAHCIESIEGVLRKRELQHAILVGIELDELAEQGKLSAPLQQIVESDEGLFGVDETIALGAVFTYGSIAVTTFGHLDKNKMGIISDLDTKKGQAIHTFLDDLVASIAACAASRIAHRTRDLHEAGETFEDITPEETMPETKVKGAKI from the coding sequence ATGCATGATGATTCAAAAATTGTACATTCAAAAGTAGTAACTGATGCGACGAAAGCGGCTTTGAAACGGCGGGGTGTGACGTTGGAAGCAATCGCTGAAATCGTCTATGATCTACAATATCCGTATAATAATGGTCTAACAATGGCCCACTGCATTGAATCTATTGAAGGTGTACTTCGGAAAAGGGAGCTTCAGCATGCGATTCTTGTGGGAATAGAATTAGATGAGCTGGCAGAACAGGGGAAGCTGTCTGCGCCATTACAACAAATTGTTGAGTCTGACGAAGGTTTATTTGGGGTTGATGAAACAATAGCACTTGGTGCCGTGTTTACATATGGCTCCATTGCAGTAACGACATTCGGGCATCTCGATAAAAATAAAATGGGCATCATAAGTGATCTCGATACTAAAAAAGGTCAAGCCATCCATACGTTTTTAGATGACCTCGTTGCTAGTATTGCTGCTTGTGCAGCTTCAAGAATTGCACATAGAACGCGCGATCTTCACGAAGCGGGTGAAACATTTGAAGATATTACACCCGAGGAAACGATGCCTGAAACGAAAGTGAAAGGTGCAAAAATTTAA
- a CDS encoding aldehyde dehydrogenase, with protein sequence MNFTAQDVETMIASQHAYYFSGQTRSFAFRKEMLLKLKDAIITNEAEITEALHKDLRKSPFESYVTEIGFVLSSISHMIKHLEGWMEDETVKTPVHLQPAKSFIVREPYGSVLIIGPFNYPFQLVMEPLVGAISGGNCAIVKPSETAVHTAHIVNKILTDTFSSDYIRVVEGEREETSVLIHAPFDYIFFTGSVAVGKIVMKAAAERLTPITLELGGKSPAIVDQTANIQKAAERIVWGKFVNTGQTCVAPDYILAHHSIKDRLVKEMLTVIRKFYGEDASLSPDYGRIISNNHFNRLVEIIEKDRMHVISGGASDPSELFIEPTLLDNVSWDSASMKDEIFGPILPILMYENLGQAVHGIRQLPKSLAAYMFTENKQAADYFIENLQFGGGCINDTIAHVGNVNLPFGGVGSSGMSAYHGKASFETFTHAKSMMKKSTSIPMTFAFPPYGNKLKIAKPLIR encoded by the coding sequence TTGAACTTTACTGCACAAGACGTGGAAACGATGATTGCTTCCCAACACGCATATTATTTTTCAGGCCAAACAAGAAGTTTCGCATTTCGTAAAGAAATGCTTTTGAAATTGAAAGACGCGATTATCACAAATGAGGCGGAAATTACGGAAGCTTTACATAAAGATCTCCGTAAAAGTCCTTTCGAGTCTTATGTGACGGAAATCGGTTTCGTTCTTTCAAGCATTTCACATATGATAAAACATCTGGAAGGCTGGATGGAAGATGAAACGGTGAAGACGCCTGTTCATCTACAACCTGCGAAAAGCTTCATTGTTCGTGAACCATACGGATCCGTGCTTATCATTGGTCCATTTAACTATCCATTTCAACTTGTCATGGAGCCGCTTGTTGGGGCGATTTCGGGGGGCAATTGCGCAATTGTCAAACCATCTGAAACAGCTGTCCACACGGCTCATATAGTTAATAAAATATTGACGGACACGTTCTCATCCGATTATATCCGCGTTGTAGAAGGCGAGCGCGAGGAGACTTCTGTGCTCATCCACGCCCCTTTCGATTATATTTTCTTCACAGGCAGTGTTGCAGTTGGGAAAATTGTCATGAAGGCAGCAGCGGAACGGTTAACTCCGATTACGCTTGAGCTTGGTGGGAAAAGTCCTGCCATTGTAGACCAGACAGCGAATATTCAAAAGGCAGCTGAACGGATTGTCTGGGGGAAATTTGTCAACACAGGACAGACATGTGTTGCGCCAGATTATATACTTGCACACCATTCTATTAAAGATAGACTAGTCAAAGAAATGCTTACTGTGATTCGTAAGTTTTATGGGGAAGATGCATCATTAAGCCCGGATTACGGTAGAATTATCAGTAATAATCATTTCAATCGCCTTGTTGAAATAATTGAAAAAGACCGAATGCATGTGATAAGTGGTGGTGCTTCTGATCCTTCAGAATTGTTCATTGAACCGACGCTATTGGACAATGTGTCATGGGATAGTGCTTCAATGAAAGATGAGATTTTTGGTCCGATTTTACCGATTTTGATGTATGAAAATCTTGGACAAGCGGTTCATGGAATCCGTCAATTACCAAAATCGCTCGCTGCGTATATGTTTACTGAAAACAAGCAAGCGGCAGATTATTTCATTGAAAACTTGCAGTTTGGCGGGGGATGCATTAACGATACAATTGCCCACGTTGGAAACGTCAATTTACCGTTTGGTGGAGTCGGTTCTTCAGGTATGAGTGCATATCATGGAAAAGCGAGTTTCGAAACGTTTACACATGCAAAATCCATGATGAAAAAAAGCACGTCCATTCCAATGACATTTGCATTTCCGCCATACGGCAATAAACTAAAAATAGCAAAACCGCTCATCCGATAA